The Triticum urartu cultivar G1812 chromosome 5, Tu2.1, whole genome shotgun sequence genome contains the following window.
tcgtcggtatcccaatacctcattcaatctcattaccggcaagtcactttactcgtaccgtaatgcatgatcccgtgaccagacacttggtcactttgagctcattatgatgatgcattaccgagtgggcccagagatacctctccgtcatatggagtgacaaatcccaatcttgatccgtgtcaacccaacagacactttcgaagatacccgtagtatacctttatagtcacccagttacgttgtgacatttggtacacccaaagcactcctacggtatctgggatttacacgatctcatggtctaaggaaaagatacttgacattggaaaaactctagcaaacgaactatacgatcttgtgctatgtttaggattgggtcttgtccatctcatcattctcctaatgatgtgatctcgttatcaatgacatccaatgtccatagtcaggaaaccctatttgttgatcaacgagctagtcaactagaggcttactagggacatgttggtgtctatgtattcacacatgtattacgatttccagataacacaattatagcatgaataaaagacaatcatcatgaacaaggaaatataataataatccttttattattgcctctagggcatatttccaacagacgccatcttgggctccacgatgacctccgtatttccgtcctcctggtcctggtctcgttgcaccaatatagcaacctttgcctgatgcatcggtactcttcgcctgcgctggcctccttagcaccgaagaggaaacaaggacgctgcgcacgctggcgcccgccttgtgccgtgcgtcatggctcacgtcacgaggctctcatgaggtttgccccgccttgatatctctgctcctcgtgagtctgcctagctaggctactcccgaggaggtcttgcgtcgtccgcctcgcgaggcttggaccctcgcgagggtcttggatgttttgttggtgaagatgggacGTACGACCTGCTGGCTTGGTCACGccatgggccacaggcaggcaagtctggggacccccgttctcAGGACGCCGACAAGCAAGGCGAAAAAGGAATTTTATTATGAGACTAAGGAATGAGGCTGGGAATTGGTTGGAAGGTACTGATGACTTAAATGCCCATATCTTAAACTACTTTTCTCACCTTTTCTCCTTAGAAGTTCAGCAAACTAATCGGTGATCATGGAGCGAGTTCAGCGGAAGGTGTCAGACCAGATGAATAATTTCCTCATGGCCCCATATACAGTGAAGGATGTGAAGAAAGCGATCTCTAGTATTGGAGATATTAAAGCACCCGGGCCTGATGGTCTGCACGCAATTTTCTTCAAAAAATACTGGCATATAATTGGTGATGAGATCACTCAAGAGGTTTTGATGGCCATTAATTCGAGGAAAATTCCAGCAAACTGGAATGACACAACAATTGTGATGATACCCAAAACCGATGCTCCGGAGCTGGTAACGCAATTCAGACCCATTAGTCTTTGCAATGTCCTCTACAAAATAATCTCGAAAATGTTAGCTCTACGTTTGAAAAGTATACTTCCTGATATCATTTCTCCTACTCAAAGCTCCTTTGTTCCTGGAAGAATGATCACGGATAATATCTTGATAGCATATGAATGTGTGCATAAGATTAAGAATAAAAGGATAGGCCAATCCGGGTTGTGTGTAGTAAATCTCGATTTGTATAAAACCTATGACAGAGTAGAGTGGTCGTTTTTGCATGACATGATGATCAAATTGGGATTTCATGAACAGTGGGTAGAATTGATTATGGAATGTGTGAAATCAGTTAGTTATAAAGTGAGATTTAACTGACAAGAAACAGATGTCTTTAACCCTACAAGGGGAATTAGGCAGGGGGATCCCCTCTCCCCTTATCTATTCCTCATTTGTGCAGAGGGTATTTCCAGTCTATTGCAGTATGAAGAAGAAGTTGGTGGCATAGAAGGGATTAGAGTGTGCAGAAATGCACCATCAGTATCACACCTCTTATTCATTGATGATTCTCTAATTCTCATGAAGGCAGAGACGCTTAATGCAGCTTCCTTACAGCATGTTCTGGAGACTTACTGTCAAAGCTCGGGGAAAATGGTGAGTTTTGCTAAATCGAGGGTTTTCTTTAGCCCTAATACTTCTGTTGTCACTAGGGCTGAAATATGTCAGGAGCTACACATTGATACAGAGGCACTATCTGATAAATATCTGGGCCTACCTGCAATGGTGGGAGCGGATAGAAGTGACTGCTTTAAGCACTTTGTTGAGAGAATCAAAGAGAGGCTCAAAGGTTGGATGGAGAACAGTTATCCACTGGAGGAAAGGAGATCCTATTGAAATCTGTGGCACAAGCTATTCCGGTGTTTGCTATGTCAGTCTTCTGTTTACCCAAAGGAATATGTAAAGAGATTACTAATTTAATTTCCCAGTTCTGGTGGGGTGATGATGAGGAACATAAGAGAATGCTTTGGTATTCTTGGTGGAAACTTTGCTATCCGAAGAGTGAAGGGGGCATGGGATTCCAAGACCTATACTCATTTAACCTAGCAATGCTGGAGGTTACTAAACAACCCGGATTATTTATGTCCAAAGGTATTGAAGGCGAAATATTTCCCTAATGGTAGTTTACTTCAAGCTACTTTAAAAAATGGTGCCTCATTTACCTGGCAGACTATTATGAGGGGTTTGGAGACTTTCAAATTGGGGTATATATGGCGTATTGGATCAGGGGAGAAAGTGAATATCTGGAGAGATCCATGGGTTCCAAGTAGTGCAAATAGAAGGGTGATCACGCCACAGGGTCATACTATCCTGTCTATAGTTAACGACCTCATCGACCCCATAAGTGGGAACTGGGACGAGGATCTGATTAGAGTTATCTTTAATCCTGTTGATGTCCGAAGGATACTAGAGATCCCGCTGAATTACAATGCTTTTGAAGATTCCATAGCTTGGCACCTGGACCGAAGAGGTATCTTCTCTGTACGTTCAGCTTACCATACTCAATGGACTCAGACTTTCAGGACACATGCAAATGCACTAGCGCAGCCAGGGAGGTCAAGCACACCACCAGTTTTGGAGTATTTCGTGGAAGCTTCAAATCCCACGTAAAGTTCAAATTTTCTGTTGGCGGGCACTACATGGAGTCCTACCCCTAAAGTCCATTCTCACTAATAAGCATGTTGGCATAGAGGGTGCTTGCCCCATATGTCACAATGCGGCTGAAGATGTGAGGCACCTGTTATTTGATTGTTACCATGCTATGGAGATGTGGTCTCGACTTGGAATATTGGATATTATCAATGAAGCGAAAAGGGTTGATCGTTCGGGGTCAATCATACTAGAACACATCCTGGTCGGCCCACCAAGACAGGTGCCCATCAAACCGAATTTGAATGTGAAGCAAGTCATAGCGGTGGGAGGTTGGACCTGTGGTGGATCCGACGCCAGTACACTCATAATGGTACTCCACCACCATTCAAATGGCCTATATCTGTCCTTGCAATTTCTAATAATTTAGACCAGGCAAATGCGAAGAAAACTGATTCAGTGCAAGATAGATGGGAGAAGCCGGAGCCTAGATTTGTCAAACTAAATGTTGATGCAGCATTTTATGTCGAAGAAGGAGTGGGAGCAACGGCTGCGGTTATCAGAGATGTGAATGGATCATTTCTTGCAGCCCAATGTATCTATATCCCTGTGGCATCAAGCGTGGTCACAACGAAAGCGCTGGCAATGCGGGATGGCCTGAAGTTCGCAAACTCTTTAGGTTTCACGCGAGTAGAGGCAGAATCCGATTCATTAACAGTGATTGACTCCTGTGGTGGCCAAGCAAGATGGTGGGACGAAGCTGCTGCTATCTTCGCGGAGCGTGTCGATGTTTCGACTTTGATTGGGAAGGTCAAATTTAAGCATTGTCCTCGTAATGCAAATAAAGCGGCGCATGTGCTAGCTAAACATAGTTATTGTAATAAATTCTCTAGCATTTGGACGGACGAGCCTTCGGGCTGTCTGGTCTCAAACCTTGTGGACAATGTAATTCCTTTTTAAGCCAATAAAGCTAGTCATGATGGCCTTCCCAAAAAACACGTTGAAGTGTAGAAACACTCTTACAATGACGGTTAGGGGTGGAAGTTTGGGGCCTTGCGTAATGTTAAGCATACCAACGCAACTCGTCGCAACAATGTGTATTGATATTATAAACAGGCAAAAGTTACGACACGAACGAAATATAAAACATAAAACCATTTAAAATACCACTGAATTAATATTTATTCTTAAACCATTTAGGATTGTGCCCATCGGAGTATGGCAATTGTTTATGGACCCTACTAACTAGCAAAGGTCTATTGTGGGACATGTCAATTGTGAATGTTTTGTATGGCAAATTATTCGAAAAACACATGATAATTTCTTCACAAACACATGTCAACTTCTTGCAAACGGAGGATTTTATGTGAAATTTCCCATGCTCACTTGAAAAAAATTGCCATAAATTGCCGTGAAAACTTCTGTTTTAACATGCACCTCCGGCGAACATTTGCTGAATAATCAAAAATGCTACACTTACGGGCAATATACATATGAATCTTACGGACTGCACCCCACTAACCAATGACCAATCCCTCTCCCCCGCTGATTTCAAGGATGGGTCCCACTGCCCCCAGTTTCCAGTTAAACATGTCCAGCTCAGTCCGTAAATTACTTTCCGTGGCTTGCGTCTGTAAGTCTAGCAAAGTTCGCTGAATAATATTACCCTTGTTTATTCAGAGACGTATGTGCGGGTCTGTAGGGACAAGTGAACCCAACCAACCAGACTGGAGCCTTGGAGCTGGATCCCCTCGCCGAGGCCCCGGCACGGCGGCGCCTCACGGCCGGGAGGAAGCGTTGGCCGCCAGCGCCGCGCGGAGCACCTCGCCGAACTCAACGAGCCTGGCGGCGTCGGGCACGAGGTCCCCGACGGCGTCGTGCGCGCAGAACCGCACCGCCCAGGCCGCCAGCCGCGGCGTTCTGGCCTCGTCGAGGACGGGAAGCCCAGCGATCCTCTCCGCGGCTCCGAACCACCCGATGTAGGAGCCAACGACGATGTCCAGGAAGCCGACGTCATCCCCACCGAAGTAGCGCTTCCCGCCGCTGCACTCCAGGAAGGCCTCCTCGAGCTGCCGGAGCGCGGCGGACACCTGCTCCGCGGCATCGGCCTTGTCGCCGCCGACCATACCTCTCAGTGTCCGAAGTGGTGAATGGAGCTGCAACCTCTCGGAACAGATAGCCATGATCAATTACCAGAACAGTAAAATAACTCGCGTTTCAGATCCAGTGGTCACGATCGAATGGCTGGCTCACCTTGGCGTCGGCGTACTCTGCCCAGAACCGGTGGACGGCGCGGCGGTAGGGGTCGGCCGGAAGAATGGGCTTCCCGGCGGCGGAGAAAGCTTCGTCGACGTACTGCACGATGACCAGGGACTCGCAGACGGGGCGGCCGCCGTGGAGCAGCACGGGCATCTTCCTGTAGACGGGGTTGGACCTGAGCAGCAGCTCGCTCTTCCTGCCCACCGCTTCCTGGAGGAACTCGTACTCCACGCCCTTGAGCCTGAGCGCGATGCACACTCGCGTTACGAACGGGCTCGCCCACCCGCCCACGACCACCACCGGCTccgacatcgccgccgccgccgccgctggttcTTCTAACACACAAGCCACTTAGTGGAAACCACTGTCAATCAATGGTAATTTTGCTTTGTCTTCTGGAGCAGCAAGGTTCTGAACGACGCCGTCGACGGCGTCAGAGACCGATCGACGCCACCGGAGCGCGGCCGGAGTCGTCGGATCCAGCCatctttttttttttgaaatctTGGTGTAAAGGGAGTGGTTGGTGCGGTGTGTGATCGAATTAAGAATAACCAAATTGGACCAGCGGCCGAAGGAGGGACAATGTGGTTGTTGGGCGTTGTGATGGTGCACGTGGCTTGACATGTCCACTAGCGTTCCAGAGTGGATTTGACTGGACATGTCACCAGAACGACAAATCATATACTTTTTCTAACACGGTAACATTTTTTGTCCAAGAAAACTTATGATTTATTGATCAACTGTCTATGTAGTATAAAGAACACCtaaaattaaaaaaaatccaGGTCCGTAGACCAACTAACGATGACTACAATCACCGGAGCGAGCTGAAGGCGCCATCATCTTCACCCCTCCCTTATCGAAGCCGAGCAAATCTAGGATACATCTTGATATTCAATGGCTTCTAGTCAATGTGAACGTCGCCAAATGTCTGAATAAATCTAAGAAAATGAACCTTAATGGTTTGTTTCCATTATAATAAACCTAACCATGTACACTCACTTTGCAGAACTACATAACGAATTAGACAGAGAAGAATATTAGATTGAGAAGGGTTGCGGTATTGCACATCTGAAGATAGTGCTAGAAAACTCCCGTTTCAACGTGTATCCCTTCCCGAGGCGATACGAAGGAACCCTAACTCCCCCAGCCGCCAGCCCTCCTCTCCCCCCTTCCATTGCCACTGTCGGGCGAAGCCCGTGCAGTGCAGGTGGTGGCGGGGCCTCTCCTAGGCCCGGGCCCCTATCCCTGGCGGTAGCATGGTTTCCTTTAGAAGGAGTACTTGGCAGCGGAGTGCAGTGAAGTTTCGGTGGTGGCTCTGCTCAATGGCAGCGCTTGTAGTGCAGGCTCCGTCTAGGGGTGCTGCCTTGGTGGCAGCAACGGCTAGGAGCCATGGGCTTGCCTGATTTGGATCTAGCCAACATGGATCGGTTTTTGGCTACTGACAAGTGTGGCGACATCGGGCCTTAGCGACTGCTGGACGCCATGGTGGCAGCTCGGTGTGGTGGTGCTAGCGGTTTCTTATTGAAATTTCTTCACGAATTATTGGAAAATGTTTAGGAATTTTATATAAAAATCATTGCAAATATTTTAAAAATGATCAATCATTTCAAAGATTGAACATGAATTATAAAATATTGTacattttagaaaatgttcacaaattaCAAAAATATCCGATAATTTTCAAAGTGGTTTATAGATTATATTGATGTTCATGAATGAGAAAacatgattttttgaaaaaaaatattttAGAAAAAAAATATTACGAAAAATGTTCATGCATTTTAAAATAGTTCACAAATATCAAACCGTTTTAAAATAAATTACAAAACATAGTCatgaatatatatataataaCCAATAATTTTTTAAATAAAACATAAAACCATAAAATAAGTAAATTTAGAAAACCAAAATGAAAGAGCGAAAAATTGAAGTAAAATGAAATAGAAGGAGACAAAAACCAGAGAAGGACACACAAGAGAGAGGGAACGAAAATAATAATTGATGAACGCCGAAGACCCGAAGTTGTGCCGGCCCATGTACCCATCTGGAGTGTAGCGTTTGCCTAGGAAAAAAATATCAGGTACTCCCACCCCTTGGGTGCTCCCGGTGCACCGATGCCGAAAAACATTTTTAAAGTGCTTCAAAAATTCTTAAAAAAAGTTAGCACAGTCACACAACATCGATGTATCTTGTCACGAAATTTTAAATCAAAATTCGAAACATTGCTCGAGATacaaaaataacaaatttgaCATGAATGTGATAATGGGCCAAATCTAAAGCCCAACTTATGTTATGTACTATTTACTGTGGAATTTGTCATTTTGTATCTCGAGCAATGTTTTGAATTTTGATTTGAAATTTTGTGACAAGATGCATCAATGATGTGTCAATGTGCTAAgttttttttcagaatttttcaaatACTTTTAAAAAAATTATCGGCATTGGTGCACCGGGAGCACCCCAAAGGGTCGAAGTACCTGATATTCTCCCTGTTTGCCTGAGCGGAACTACTATTCAGCCCCGTACACGCTGCCGAACAAGTCAACGCGCACCCACCCTTCCCCCGGGGTGCCACTTACCGGCCCATTTGCGGGGCTGGATGCCAATCTTTTCTTTCTCatctttttgttttctttttcttttttctttttattcttttttaaaataattcaaTATTACAAAAAGGTTGCAAAAATGCAAAAAAAGTGTGAATTATGGAAAAAAAATCAACAACACATAAAATATTCAAGGATTCAAAAAATGCTCGTGATTTTAAATATAACATTTACCTATCCAAAAAATATTTACGAGTTTCAAAAAATGTACATGAGTTCAAAAAAATTCTCGAATTTTTAAAACATATACACGTATGAAAAAATGTTCGCGATATCATAAAAAATATTCacatattcacaattttatttgtGAAATTAAACTGATTGTGAATTAGAAAATGTTCACGATATTGTTAAATAATGTTCACAAAGGTCAAAAAATGTTTGCGAATCTAATTTGTTTTTCAAATTTCAAAAAACGTTCATCGATTCTAAAATATTTAACATTTAAAAACAGATTCATGAGTTCCCAAAACTATTGACAAATTCAAGAAATGTACATGAATAGTgataaaaatgttcatgtatgCGAAAATCTTCATGATGTcgaaaaaatgttcatgaatttgaaacatgttaattttttgaaaacaaatggaatttcaaaaaatgttcacaaatttaaaaaatgaaagtggacaaaaacaaaaaaggaaaagaTAAGATAAAAATTGAAAAAGATAACGATAAGGAAAAAGGAATTGAAGAAGGAGAAAaaatgaaaggaaaaaaataaaaccctatttgggaaggttctagaaccttTTGAAAACCGGAAACAAGGTAGCTGGGCCGGGCGAAACATAAGCAGCGGGGAAGCAGGGGTACGCGCGTGGTCGCTAACCAGCGTCCAGCACGCCGTATAGGATCCCTGTTGGTCGAGATTCCATACTTACATGTGAAATATTGTGCATTATCTTCGGAAAAATGCGTGGAATATAGATTGCGAGGCCCTGAGTAGCTCACGTGCTAGCCCCCTGTCGCACATCACAAAACAGACATCAAAACTACTAGCGACCAATGGAATACCAAGGGTGCCGCCTAGGATTTCTCGGGCCGCCGTCATCTGAGAAATTTAGCTGCCTCGGATCTTCAAAATCACTATGTTCTTTGTCAACTTCTAGCGATCATCATAGTTTTGTGAAAATAAATTTCTTTTCATTCTTTTGACAGTGCCTTGAGGTTAGAGAGTTTCTGTCCTCGCTGATTCGATAGTAGCAACTAGTGGgaatttctcaaaaaaaaaaactagCAACTAGTGGAATTTCCTATTAGACACTCTCTGCGTCAAATAGTTGAATCTCTGCACAGGGACGAGTGAGCAACGACTTTGGGCTTGTGGTATATATAAGAATGCGTTTTTCTAGAACGGTTTTCCTATTAGATCACTCACGCACGTCGTGCAACTTTGGGTTTGTGGTATATATAAAAATGTCCCAAAATATAAAAATGTTCTtcttttttagaaaaaaaatcatgttttttAACAAAAGGAAAACATTCCACGAATTAAATACTCTTCATGAATTTCAATAATGTTGAATAAATTTCACAAATATATATCATTACTTAGGAAAATGTTCCGAATTTTATAAGATGTTTAAAAATTGGTTAAAAATATTTCTGAAATTCAAAGACATGCAAGCATTTAATTTAAATTTAAAGAAAAAAGAATTttgaaagaagaaaaaaaacgGAGGGAAATCGAAAAGAGACCGGTCGAGAGAAGGTTCTAACATTTTCAAAACCGATGGGAAAGAGACGCAGAACAACTTTGGGGTGCGCCGTGCGCGAGAGCCGCTCACGACTCGCGTAGGTCCAGCACGGACGTCATTCTCGCGTCTCTTGCCAGTAGAAATTGTTGGCTGCTCATTGTTGGACCAGTCCGTGCTTGACATGTTTATCGCTAGCTTCCCATCCCTTTCATCAACCCGGGCCCTGCACGAGACGACGCAGCTTTCCGCAGCTACTAATCATCGCGGGCtcttgtttcaaaaaaaaaaaaaaactaatCATCGCGGGCGCGGCACGGCGCGCCTCTTGGTGTCGCACAAGAGGCAGGCACCTGTGCCCTGTAGGCTGTAGCAATACGCCAGTTTGGCGACGGATCGGCTGCCAGGTCGTGCTCATGGTGGTTGATTGGTTCATCCATCATGGACGAACGTACGGGTGGCGGGTTTCAATTAAAGGGCCTAGCGTATGCATGCCCACCCCCTCCCTGCCTAGTTAACTAGCTAGCCCAAATGATATCCTATATATATCCTACGTAAAAGTACGTACGTACACAAATCAAAGCTATCCCCAGTCCCGTCCCTGGATTAATCAACTCTCAAGATGGCATAAGATCCCAGTGAAGTGGCTCTCGGTGACCTGGCAACACATAATCATGTGAATTATCAAATGCCCAGTGGTTAGTGGTAGCTCCTCGCTCCCTGGCACCCATCCGTGCCTGCATCAGCAGACGAGCAATGATCTCTTTACTTAACTAATCCGCTCTCTCCCTCCCAGTTGCCCTAATATATTCATTCTCTCCGGTCTTATCGGCTCGACCGATCTTGCATCATGCATGCAGATGAGATGCGCCTTACTATAGCCGGTGGGTGCTACGCAGCAACAAATCCCTGAAAAGTTCGTCCCAAAGTGCATTATCGTTTGCGCGCATCTGGTCCCGGCTCCCAGGCGTGTGCTTCACTTGATCCCAGAAGAACGTTAGGAAATGCGCCACTTGCAAAGGTGACCTCTTTTTCGAGACCGAGCATACCGCCACTTGCAACAAGGTGTCACTTTGGAGTGCAAACCTAATGCTGCCTGCAGTTGCGATTGCGAATAGGATGGCAGCATTCTCAAGCTTCGGCAGGGAAAACAACAACCCACCTAGCTAGTAGGAGGAGTACGTACCTTGATAGATTGATGCTGACTCGGACGTGTCCCCACCGGCTCTACAGTGCTCGTACTACTggtagtactccctctgtaaactaatataagaccttttagatcactactttagtgatctaaaagGTTTTacattagtttacagagggaatACAAGTTTTCTTTTTCTGGAGCCCCGTCTTGCTTAGCTAGATTGCAGATCTCCTCCTTTTCAGTGCTCTAACTGCTGTGTTTATGCGATAGGAACCTCTCGTGTGAATTTTCGTTTTCCAACAGAGGGCCGCGGGCTGTAGGGGCGGCTCTGAGGTCGCAAATAGACCCGAGGTGAAGTTTTGATGCCAACTTCATAACTGTTATATTGATCCTCCTTGGGGAAGTTAGGCTACGTGAGTTTGAC
Protein-coding sequences here:
- the LOC125509194 gene encoding glutathione S-transferase U18-like, with the protein product MSEPVVVVGGWASPFVTRVCIALRLKGVEYEFLQEAVGRKSELLLRSNPVYRKMPVLLHGGRPVCESLVIVQYVDEAFSAAGKPILPADPYRRAVHRFWAEYADAKLHSPLRTLRGMVGGDKADAAEQVSAALRQLEEAFLECSGGKRYFGGDDVGFLDIVVGSYIGWFGAAERIAGLPVLDEARTPRLAAWAVRFCAHDAVGDLVPDAARLVEFGEVLRAALAANASSRP